The following are encoded in a window of bacterium genomic DNA:
- a CDS encoding DoxX family membrane protein — MSEAVAKRGLILPDYLELLLRFLIGGTFVYASLDKILDPAAFAQAVSHYRILGADVLHPLALYLPWLELVAGLAMIMGFARRGAALLIALMTAMFMAAILAALARDLDISCGCFHTKGGHAVGLSLLLRDLALLAAAVILLLNRGTRRSF, encoded by the coding sequence ATGAGTGAAGCGGTCGCCAAGCGGGGGTTGATCCTCCCCGACTACCTCGAGTTGCTCCTGCGCTTCCTGATCGGCGGCACCTTCGTCTACGCATCCCTGGACAAGATCCTCGATCCCGCGGCCTTCGCCCAGGCGGTCTCCCACTACCGGATCCTCGGCGCCGACGTCCTGCACCCGCTGGCGCTCTACCTGCCCTGGCTGGAGCTGGTGGCCGGCCTGGCCATGATCATGGGATTCGCACGGCGGGGCGCAGCCCTGTTGATCGCCCTGATGACGGCGATGTTCATGGCCGCGATCCTCGCCGCCCTGGCGCGCGATCTGGATATTTCCTGCGGCTGCTTCCACACCAAGGGTGGACACGCAGTAGGCCTCTCGTTGCTGCTGCGTGATCTGGCGCTGCTGGCGGCCGCGGTGATCCTGCTGCTGAACCGGGGCACCAGACGCAGCTTCTGA
- a CDS encoding redox-sensing transcriptional repressor Rex, translating to MKIVSNRGKRFRVPDATIKRLPLYLDKLILLQQAGVQEVSSRQLATSLDIKASQLRHDFHYFGGFSKPGRPYQVDKLVPALREIIGIDIPVPIVIAGAGHLGNALANYQNFESQGFPLLGVFDVDERLVGREIRGVKIRHMSEMRAFVSEHGVKLGVLTVPMQVAQSVADDMIAAGITGIWNFTPTEIKVPEALIVRNERLAVGLMCLSFKTKRIGMPDEMR from the coding sequence TTGAAGATCGTCAGCAACAGGGGGAAACGCTTCCGAGTGCCCGACGCCACGATCAAGCGTCTCCCGCTCTACCTCGACAAGCTGATCCTGCTCCAGCAGGCGGGCGTGCAGGAGGTCTCGTCCAGGCAGCTGGCGACCTCGCTCGACATCAAGGCCAGCCAGCTTCGTCACGATTTCCACTACTTCGGCGGTTTCAGCAAGCCCGGCCGGCCCTACCAGGTCGACAAGCTGGTGCCGGCCCTGCGCGAGATCATCGGCATCGACATACCTGTCCCGATCGTCATCGCCGGCGCCGGACACCTCGGCAACGCCCTGGCCAACTACCAGAACTTCGAGAGCCAGGGCTTCCCCCTGCTGGGCGTCTTCGACGTCGACGAACGGCTGGTGGGCCGCGAGATCCGGGGCGTGAAGATCCGGCACATGTCCGAGATGCGGGCCTTCGTTAGCGAGCACGGAGTCAAGCTGGGGGTGCTGACGGTGCCCATGCAGGTGGCGCAATCCGTGGCGGATGACATGATCGCGGCGGGCATCACCGGCATCTGGAACTTCACGCCGACGGAGATCAAGGTCCCCGAGGCTCTCATCGTGCGCAACGAGCGCCTGGCCGTGGGCCTGATGTGCCTTAGCTTCAAGACCAAGCGTATCGGCATGCCCGACGAGATGCGCTAG
- a CDS encoding rhodanese-like domain-containing protein, whose product MTSSRGKINLYHPRHVLREAAALLLATLVLAALNWALRPPRLPLRADLASYELDLGFPVTNAAAAVALYEDNSHIFIDTRPADPRASRIPGAFPISQARFEEDLREVYDFLPHEDPLLLFGDGNLLMISAVASRLQERGFGDITLMSGDLETWAGAGGAVTDPPAPGPETRHE is encoded by the coding sequence ATGACCTCCAGCAGGGGCAAGATCAACCTTTACCATCCCCGGCACGTCCTGCGCGAGGCCGCCGCCCTCCTGCTGGCCACGCTGGTGCTGGCCGCGCTCAACTGGGCCCTGCGTCCGCCGCGGCTTCCCCTGCGCGCGGATCTGGCCAGTTACGAGCTGGATCTGGGCTTCCCGGTGACCAACGCGGCCGCGGCGGTCGCCCTCTACGAGGACAATTCCCATATCTTCATCGACACGCGCCCGGCCGACCCGCGGGCGAGCCGCATACCGGGAGCCTTCCCCATCAGCCAGGCGCGTTTCGAGGAAGACCTGCGCGAGGTCTACGATTTCCTCCCGCACGAGGATCCGCTGCTCCTGTTCGGCGACGGCAACCTGTTGATGATCAGCGCCGTCGCCTCGCGACTGCAGGAAAGGGGGTTCGGCGACATCACCCTGATGTCAGGCGATCTCGAGACCTGGGCCGGGGCCGGCGGCGCGGTCACGGATCCTCCGGCGCCCGGCCCGGAGACGCGTCATGAGTGA
- a CDS encoding 4Fe-4S binding protein, translated as MPALVNADECTGCESCVEACPTEAISMNGDEIAVVDHDMCTDCEACVEECPTEAISMVD; from the coding sequence ATGCCTGCTCTAGTGAACGCCGACGAATGCACCGGCTGCGAATCCTGCGTCGAGGCTTGCCCGACCGAGGCCATCTCCATGAACGGCGACGAGATAGCCGTCGTGGATCATGACATGTGCACCGACTGCGAGGCCTGCGTGGAAGAGTGTCCGACCGAAGCCATCTCCATGGTGGACTGA
- a CDS encoding potassium channel protein, producing MMMASASGVESSVNYRRLGIAMLFLAIIVSLGTMALVKVEGFTAMEAFYMTVITLSTVGFGEIHPLSDNGRIVVTLMIMCSVTLIAYLSVAIGGIVVEGHLHRFLGGRIMRKELDKLNGHYIVCGYGRMGRIVSDELLGEGTPHVVVTDDAEDAEELRRDGRLVVHGDATDDEVLEQAGIKRARGLVASVSSDVANLYITLSARELTFVDNPGLFILARADDEKAIRKIKHAGANRVVSPYQIGGNRMAMALLRPTVYDYLEVISQRSDIELGMEEMKIGPACTLAGKRLRETPLRQDYDIIVIGMLGNDGKMVFNPGPEQELVEGDRLIILGGKRKMERLQRDLNL from the coding sequence ATGATGATGGCGTCCGCGTCCGGTGTCGAATCCTCGGTCAACTACCGCCGGCTCGGCATCGCCATGCTGTTCCTGGCGATCATCGTGAGCCTGGGCACGATGGCCCTGGTCAAGGTCGAAGGCTTCACGGCCATGGAAGCCTTCTACATGACCGTGATCACCCTGAGCACGGTCGGCTTCGGCGAGATCCACCCGCTTTCGGACAACGGCCGCATCGTCGTCACCCTGATGATCATGTGCAGCGTGACGCTGATCGCGTACCTGTCCGTGGCCATCGGGGGCATCGTGGTGGAAGGGCACCTGCACCGTTTCCTCGGAGGAAGAATAATGCGGAAGGAACTCGACAAGCTGAACGGGCACTACATCGTCTGCGGCTACGGACGCATGGGGCGGATCGTCTCGGACGAGCTCCTCGGCGAGGGTACCCCGCACGTGGTGGTGACGGACGACGCCGAGGACGCCGAGGAGCTGCGGCGCGACGGCAGGCTGGTCGTGCACGGCGACGCCACCGACGACGAGGTCCTGGAACAGGCGGGCATCAAGCGCGCCCGCGGCCTGGTCGCTTCGGTGTCCAGCGACGTCGCCAACCTCTATATCACCCTCTCGGCGCGCGAGCTCACTTTCGTCGACAACCCCGGGCTCTTCATCCTGGCCCGCGCCGACGACGAGAAGGCCATCCGCAAGATCAAGCACGCGGGCGCCAACCGCGTGGTCTCGCCCTATCAGATCGGCGGCAACCGCATGGCGATGGCCCTGCTCCGGCCCACGGTGTACGACTACCTGGAGGTCATCTCGCAGCGGAGCGACATCGAGCTGGGCATGGAGGAGATGAAGATCGGCCCCGCGTGTACCCTGGCAGGCAAGCGCCTGCGCGAGACGCCGTTGCGCCAGGATTACGACATCATCGTCATCGGCATGCTCGGCAACGACGGGAAGATGGTCTTCAATCCCGGGCCCGAGCAGGAACTCGTCGAGGGCGACCGGCTGATCATTCTGGGCGGCAAACGCAAGATGGAGCGCCTGCAGCGGGATCTCAACCTGTAG
- the gatD gene encoding Glu-tRNA(Gln) amidotransferase subunit GatD produces the protein MSEEYEGYRDPALAVLKRFEAPVWSDVTVRTERGAFAGLILPRSETADAEHIVLKMITGYNVGLHCGSVEDIAVHGRKVANYKIPEKDFPYEAGKPRVKLFGTGGTIASRLDYRTGAVIPAFSPGELYGSVPELADICNLETEKLYGVFSENMAREQWIGLAEAIGAEIARGVDGIVVGHGTDTMHHTAAVLSFMVQDSPVPIVMVGSQRSSDRPSSDAALNLINATRTAATSDMAEVMVCMFGPTSDEYGLLHNGTRVRKMHSSYRSTFRTLSDIPLGRVDENGVTPLKHDYKRRRKDRNVKITAVFDDRVSLVYYYPGMRPDIIDSLVANGYRGIVIAGTGLGHVNRPVYGALARAHQAGVAVYMTVQTLWGYVQMYVYETGRELMELGVVPAANMLPEVAYMKLGWALGQTDDLTRIKEIMLTPISREITDREPQNGYLVYQGGLPEIERFMSQHWK, from the coding sequence GTGAGCGAGGAATACGAGGGCTACCGCGACCCCGCGCTGGCGGTCCTGAAACGCTTCGAGGCCCCGGTCTGGAGCGACGTGACCGTGCGCACCGAGCGCGGCGCGTTCGCGGGGCTGATCCTGCCCCGCAGCGAGACCGCGGACGCCGAGCACATCGTCCTGAAGATGATCACCGGCTACAACGTCGGCCTGCACTGCGGGTCGGTGGAGGACATCGCCGTCCACGGGCGCAAGGTCGCCAACTACAAGATCCCCGAGAAGGACTTCCCCTACGAGGCCGGCAAGCCGCGGGTGAAGCTCTTCGGCACCGGCGGCACGATCGCCTCCAGACTGGACTACCGCACCGGCGCGGTGATCCCCGCCTTCTCCCCCGGCGAGCTCTACGGTTCGGTGCCCGAGCTGGCCGACATCTGCAACCTGGAGACCGAGAAGCTCTACGGCGTCTTCAGCGAGAACATGGCCCGCGAGCAGTGGATCGGCCTGGCCGAGGCCATCGGCGCTGAGATCGCCAGGGGCGTGGACGGCATAGTCGTCGGCCACGGCACCGACACCATGCACCACACGGCGGCGGTCCTGTCGTTCATGGTGCAGGACTCGCCGGTGCCCATCGTGATGGTGGGATCGCAGCGGTCCAGCGACCGCCCGTCCAGCGACGCCGCGCTCAACCTGATCAACGCCACGCGCACCGCGGCCACGAGCGACATGGCCGAGGTCATGGTCTGCATGTTCGGCCCCACCAGCGACGAGTACGGCCTGCTGCACAACGGCACGCGCGTGCGCAAGATGCATTCGTCCTACCGCTCGACCTTCCGGACGCTGAGCGACATCCCCCTCGGCCGGGTCGACGAGAACGGCGTCACGCCGCTGAAGCACGACTACAAGCGGCGCCGCAAGGACAGGAACGTGAAGATCACGGCGGTCTTCGACGACCGCGTGTCGCTGGTCTACTACTACCCCGGCATGCGGCCCGACATCATCGACTCCCTGGTGGCCAACGGCTACCGGGGCATCGTGATCGCCGGCACGGGGCTGGGACACGTGAACCGGCCGGTCTACGGGGCGCTCGCGCGGGCCCACCAGGCAGGCGTGGCCGTCTACATGACCGTCCAGACGCTGTGGGGCTACGTGCAGATGTACGTCTACGAGACCGGACGCGAGCTCATGGAGCTGGGCGTGGTGCCGGCGGCCAACATGCTGCCCGAGGTGGCGTACATGAAGCTGGGCTGGGCACTCGGCCAGACGGACGACCTGACGCGGATCAAGGAGATCATGCTGACGCCCATCTCGCGGGAGATCACCGATCGCGAGCCGCAGAACGGGTACCTGGTGTACCAGGGGGGGTTGCCCGAAATTGAGCGGTTCATGTCGCAGCACTGGAAATAG
- the cysK gene encoding cysteine synthase A, producing the protein MSGKIHDSILDLVGNTPLVRLPKLNRTRADLLAKLEFANPMSSVKDRIGLAMIEAAERDGRLAPGAEVIEPTSGNTGIALAFVCAARGYKLTLTMPDSMSMERRVILRAFGAELVLTPAAEGMPGAVRRAGELLAVRPGAFMPQQFDNPANPEIHRRTTAEEIWRDTGGEVDALVAGVGTGGTLTGVASVLKERRPGFKVVAVEPALSPVLSGGEPGPHKIQGIGAGFVPGVLDPGLIDEIIRVSNEEAMTTARRAATEEGLFVGISSGAALFAALAYAERPENENKRIVVIIPSCGERYLSTDLYKDLAH; encoded by the coding sequence ATGAGCGGGAAGATACACGACAGCATCCTGGACCTCGTCGGCAACACGCCCCTGGTGAGGTTGCCGAAGCTGAACCGCACCAGGGCCGATCTGCTCGCCAAGCTCGAGTTCGCCAATCCCATGTCCAGCGTCAAGGACCGCATCGGGCTGGCCATGATCGAGGCCGCCGAGCGGGACGGCCGGCTCGCCCCCGGCGCGGAGGTCATCGAACCGACCTCCGGCAACACAGGCATCGCCCTGGCCTTCGTCTGCGCCGCCAGGGGCTACAAGCTCACCCTGACCATGCCCGACAGCATGTCGATGGAGCGGCGGGTCATCCTGCGCGCCTTCGGCGCCGAGCTGGTCCTCACGCCCGCCGCCGAGGGCATGCCCGGCGCCGTGCGCAGGGCCGGCGAGCTGCTCGCCGTGCGCCCCGGCGCCTTCATGCCCCAGCAGTTCGACAACCCGGCGAACCCCGAGATCCACCGCCGCACCACCGCCGAGGAGATCTGGCGCGACACCGGCGGCGAGGTGGACGCCCTGGTCGCGGGCGTGGGCACCGGCGGCACCCTGACCGGCGTGGCTTCGGTGCTCAAGGAGAGGCGACCCGGTTTCAAGGTCGTCGCCGTGGAGCCGGCGCTCTCGCCGGTGCTGTCAGGCGGCGAGCCCGGGCCGCACAAGATACAGGGCATCGGCGCCGGCTTCGTGCCGGGCGTGCTGGACCCGGGCTTGATCGACGAGATCATCCGGGTCTCCAACGAGGAGGCCATGACGACGGCGCGGCGCGCCGCCACCGAAGAGGGCCTGTTCGTGGGCATCTCCTCGGGAGCCGCGCTCTTCGCCGCGCTCGCCTACGCCGAACGTCCCGAGAACGAGAACAAGCGGATCGTGGTCATCATCCCGAGCTGCGGCGAGCGGTACCTGTCCACGGACCTGTACAAGGACCTGGCCCACTGA
- the gatE gene encoding Glu-tRNA(Gln) amidotransferase subunit GatE, translated as MSDVTSFDPLQHAPLPVHGSWNAEDYAALGFKVGLEVHQQLLTDRKLFCRCPAGRYSRNHDVEILRHMRPTLSEMGDYDGTALMEFKTRKRITYLLDNDSVCTYEMDDAPPFEMDPHALDISIAVSLMLGLQVVDEIHIARKQYLDGSIPTGFQRTAIIGVSGEIPHAGRRIGIRQLSLEEDSCREVTDRGHDRVFRTDRLGMPLIETVTEPDMRTPEDAAAVCELLRRVARASGMVRTGVGAGRQDVNVSIAGGTRIEIKGVSSIKQIPRLVHNEALRQRSLLAIRRVLRERGVTAESIQERWQDVTDILQGTAWRDLREALAAGARAAAVPLPGFEGLINTPTQPHTFFLKEFADRVRVVACLDSQPNLVCSTSETETLTGAEWTRVERRCDVAHGTPVIIVWGPERDVRTAASEILIRARDAVEGVPSETRQSLPDDTNGFERILPGPSRMYPDTDLPPVVLTRDRVAALGATPPEPPWERLARLRGAGVGEDLAARLAIHPAYALCVHLLERLDGGPFTPTGLASLLLDRDVPRPTSLRAAGDWWERTIARVNAGEAVPEGIWCGEDEPPAALDAALARRICEEELAALPSALPAAPDKRERTVMGLVMKRLRGVVPGATVAAWVKEAQP; from the coding sequence ATGAGCGACGTCACTTCATTCGACCCCCTGCAGCACGCGCCGCTGCCCGTCCATGGCAGCTGGAATGCAGAGGATTACGCGGCCCTGGGTTTCAAGGTCGGTCTCGAGGTCCATCAGCAGCTGCTGACCGACCGCAAGCTCTTCTGCCGCTGCCCCGCCGGGCGGTACTCGCGCAATCACGACGTGGAGATCCTGCGCCACATGCGCCCCACCCTCTCGGAGATGGGCGATTACGACGGCACGGCCCTGATGGAGTTCAAGACCCGCAAACGGATCACCTACTTGCTCGACAACGATTCGGTCTGCACCTACGAGATGGACGACGCGCCGCCCTTCGAGATGGACCCCCACGCGCTGGACATCTCCATCGCCGTCTCCCTGATGCTGGGGCTGCAGGTCGTCGACGAGATCCACATCGCGCGCAAGCAGTACCTGGACGGCAGCATCCCCACCGGCTTCCAGCGCACGGCCATCATCGGCGTCAGCGGGGAGATCCCCCACGCCGGCCGCAGGATCGGCATCCGGCAGCTGTCGCTCGAGGAGGATTCCTGCCGCGAGGTGACCGACCGGGGCCACGACCGCGTCTTCCGCACCGATCGCCTGGGCATGCCGCTGATCGAGACCGTCACCGAGCCCGACATGCGCACGCCCGAGGACGCGGCCGCGGTCTGCGAGCTGCTGCGCCGGGTGGCGCGGGCCTCGGGGATGGTCCGCACCGGGGTCGGCGCCGGCCGCCAGGACGTGAACGTGAGCATCGCCGGCGGCACCCGGATCGAGATCAAGGGCGTCTCGTCCATCAAGCAGATCCCGCGCCTGGTGCACAACGAGGCGTTGCGGCAGAGGAGCCTGCTGGCCATCCGCCGCGTCCTGCGCGAACGCGGCGTGACGGCCGAGTCGATACAGGAGCGCTGGCAGGACGTCACCGATATCCTGCAGGGCACCGCCTGGCGTGACCTGCGGGAAGCCCTCGCCGCGGGCGCCCGGGCCGCGGCCGTGCCGCTGCCCGGCTTCGAGGGCCTGATCAACACGCCGACCCAGCCGCACACCTTCTTCCTCAAGGAATTCGCGGATCGCGTGCGCGTGGTGGCCTGCCTCGACTCCCAGCCCAACCTCGTCTGTTCGACCAGCGAGACCGAGACCCTGACTGGCGCCGAGTGGACCCGCGTCGAGCGCAGATGCGACGTCGCGCACGGCACGCCCGTGATAATCGTCTGGGGGCCCGAGCGCGACGTACGGACCGCGGCGAGCGAGATCCTGATCCGCGCCCGCGACGCCGTCGAGGGCGTGCCGTCGGAAACGCGCCAATCGCTGCCGGACGACACCAACGGATTCGAGCGCATCCTGCCCGGCCCGAGCCGCATGTATCCCGACACGGACCTGCCCCCGGTGGTCCTGACGCGCGACCGCGTGGCCGCGCTGGGCGCCACCCCGCCCGAACCGCCCTGGGAGAGGCTCGCGCGCCTGCGCGGGGCCGGCGTGGGCGAGGACCTGGCCGCGCGGCTGGCCATCCATCCGGCCTACGCGCTCTGCGTCCATCTGCTGGAGCGCCTGGATGGCGGGCCGTTCACCCCCACCGGCCTGGCGTCGCTGCTGCTGGACCGGGATGTGCCGCGACCGACCAGCCTCAGAGCGGCCGGCGACTGGTGGGAACGGACGATCGCGCGCGTGAACGCAGGCGAGGCCGTGCCGGAGGGCATCTGGTGCGGCGAGGACGAACCGCCCGCCGCGCTGGACGCGGCGCTGGCGCGAAGGATTTGCGAGGAGGAACTCGCGGCCCTGCCGTCCGCCCTGCCCGCGGCTCCGGACAAGCGGGAGCGCACGGTCATGGGCCTGGTCATGAAGCGGCTGCGCGGCGTCGTCCCGGGCGCGACCGTCGCCGCCTGGGTGAAGGAGGCGCAGCCGTGA
- a CDS encoding serine acetyltransferase — MAEECADRLQKLARRMVSTYQGAGGINRIGDTELPSLSRVDAVLSRLLTVVFPGYRGGRISARACMETFVASNLDAVFVELSAIIENTLSFCSREPVHAPRPLPAPRDGESVGDVAERVAIDYLDRLPDVRGLVKSDVEAAFEGDPAAMSRDEVILCYPGLLAVTVHRLAHPLYELGVPFVPRIMNEWAHARTGTDIHPGAAIGPSFFIDHATGVVIGETSEIGSRVKIYQGVTLGALSFRRAPDGSLVKGGKRHPTIEDDATIYANATILGGETVIGRGAVIGGGCWVTKSVPPGVTVMTHTHTDRS; from the coding sequence ATGGCTGAGGAGTGCGCGGACAGGCTGCAGAAGCTCGCGCGTAGAATGGTGAGCACGTATCAGGGCGCGGGCGGGATCAACCGTATCGGCGATACGGAGCTTCCCTCCCTGTCGCGCGTGGACGCCGTGCTGTCGCGTCTGTTGACGGTCGTTTTCCCGGGTTACCGCGGCGGCCGGATCAGCGCCCGCGCCTGCATGGAGACGTTCGTGGCCTCGAACCTGGACGCCGTCTTCGTGGAATTGTCGGCGATCATCGAGAACACGCTGTCCTTCTGTTCCCGCGAACCGGTGCACGCGCCGCGCCCCCTGCCGGCCCCCCGGGACGGGGAAAGCGTCGGCGACGTCGCCGAGCGCGTGGCCATCGATTATCTCGACCGGCTGCCCGATGTGCGCGGACTCGTCAAGAGCGACGTCGAGGCCGCCTTCGAGGGGGACCCCGCCGCCATGAGCCGCGACGAGGTGATCCTCTGCTACCCCGGCCTGCTGGCGGTGACCGTGCATCGCCTGGCGCATCCCCTGTACGAGCTGGGCGTGCCGTTCGTGCCGCGCATCATGAACGAATGGGCCCACGCGCGCACAGGCACCGACATACATCCCGGCGCGGCGATCGGTCCCAGCTTCTTCATCGATCACGCCACCGGCGTGGTCATCGGCGAGACCTCAGAGATCGGTTCCCGCGTGAAGATCTACCAGGGGGTGACCCTGGGCGCCCTGAGTTTCCGGCGGGCGCCGGACGGCTCGCTGGTCAAGGGCGGCAAGCGCCATCCCACCATCGAGGACGACGCCACCATCTACGCCAACGCCACCATCCTCGGCGGCGAGACGGTGATCGGGCGGGGAGCGGTGATCGGCGGCGGCTGCTGGGTCACCAAGTCGGTACCGCCCGGCGTGACGGTCATGACCCATACGCACACCGATCGGAGCTGA
- a CDS encoding DUF1573 domain-containing protein, producing the protein MKNARMTANRTTAGLALLFCLHLLATAPPVVAQGQPSISIEPLELDFGKMEQFEAASAGLIIRNIGDAPLHLGEIETTCGCTAATPPIDILAPGQSTEVTITFNSQKFQGEQIKYVKVHSSDPFHSLIDVAIRADVHAALAIMPPTDIITFRKLPVGVTQAETLSFSTEDVAVLTIEPARFRPELFDVTIEDAASGDPREKTVVIAVRPDAPLGTFREIVSFDTNVPKRTSVNIEVGGAVVAPVVLDPEQVNLRYLQRNEVVSHIFTVRIQRGFDIGVTGAEIDLPGFKVKDIQPNPAINAVAVTIEGTPLPISDERAVSARGRMKGMLRVFTDHPDYPELSASVMYLLKL; encoded by the coding sequence ATGAAGAACGCCCGGATGACCGCCAACAGAACCACCGCCGGCCTGGCGCTTCTGTTCTGCCTGCACCTGCTCGCCACGGCCCCGCCCGTCGTCGCCCAGGGTCAGCCCTCGATCTCCATCGAACCCCTGGAGCTCGATTTCGGCAAGATGGAGCAGTTCGAGGCCGCATCGGCCGGCTTGATCATCCGCAACATCGGCGACGCCCCCCTGCACCTCGGCGAGATCGAGACCACCTGCGGCTGCACGGCGGCCACGCCGCCCATCGATATCCTGGCTCCCGGCCAGAGCACCGAGGTCACCATCACCTTCAACAGCCAGAAGTTCCAGGGCGAGCAGATCAAGTACGTGAAAGTGCATTCCAGCGACCCGTTCCACAGCTTGATCGACGTCGCCATCCGCGCCGACGTCCACGCGGCGTTGGCCATCATGCCGCCCACCGACATCATCACCTTCCGGAAACTCCCCGTGGGCGTCACCCAGGCCGAGACCCTCAGTTTCTCCACCGAGGATGTCGCGGTGCTCACGATCGAACCGGCGCGCTTCCGCCCGGAACTCTTCGACGTGACGATCGAGGACGCCGCGTCCGGCGACCCCCGCGAGAAGACCGTGGTGATCGCCGTGCGCCCCGACGCTCCCCTCGGCACTTTCCGCGAGATCGTCTCGTTCGACACCAACGTGCCGAAACGGACGAGCGTGAACATCGAGGTGGGCGGGGCCGTGGTCGCCCCCGTGGTGCTCGATCCCGAACAGGTGAATCTGCGCTACCTGCAGCGCAACGAGGTCGTCTCGCACATTTTCACGGTGAGGATCCAGCGCGGTTTCGACATCGGCGTGACGGGAGCGGAGATCGACCTGCCGGGCTTCAAGGTGAAGGATATCCAGCCCAACCCCGCGATCAACGCGGTCGCCGTGACGATCGAGGGCACGCCCTTGCCGATCAGCGACGAACGCGCCGTGTCGGCCAGGGGCAGGATGAAGGGCATGCTCCGCGTCTTCACCGATCACCCCGACTATCCGGAACTGAGCGCATCCGTCATGTATCTCCTCAAGCTGTAG
- a CDS encoding cob(I)yrinic acid a,c-diamide adenosyltransferase, giving the protein MARIYTRTGDGGETSLIGGSRTGKADVRVDLYGEADELNCALGLAAAFLSRADDARPDLSARAALLCGELAAIQSGLFDLGAVLADPERCERLAREDAGIPGIAAATLERSIDRLEEDLPPLGVFIVPGGCEAGAALHAARAVSRRLERRAVAAAQEIALPPAALRWLNRLSDWLFVAARWINAAWGVQETPWRPSRGGG; this is encoded by the coding sequence ATGGCCAGGATCTACACACGCACGGGTGACGGCGGCGAGACATCGCTGATCGGCGGTTCTCGCACGGGCAAGGCGGACGTACGCGTCGATCTCTACGGGGAGGCGGACGAACTGAACTGCGCCCTCGGCCTGGCGGCCGCTTTCCTGTCCCGCGCCGACGACGCTCGCCCGGACCTGTCGGCCCGCGCCGCGCTGTTGTGCGGGGAGCTGGCGGCGATACAGTCCGGGCTGTTCGACCTGGGCGCCGTGCTCGCAGATCCGGAGCGCTGCGAGCGGCTGGCGCGCGAGGACGCCGGGATACCGGGCATCGCCGCGGCTACCCTCGAGCGGAGCATCGACCGCCTCGAGGAGGATCTGCCGCCCCTGGGCGTGTTCATCGTGCCCGGCGGTTGCGAGGCGGGCGCGGCCCTGCACGCGGCCCGCGCCGTCAGTCGGCGCCTGGAACGGCGGGCGGTGGCGGCTGCGCAGGAAATCGCGTTGCCGCCGGCGGCGCTGCGCTGGTTGAACCGTCTGAGCGATTGGCTGTTCGTGGCGGCGCGCTGGATCAACGCGGCCTGGGGCGTGCAGGAGACCCCGTGGCGTCCGTCGCGGGGCGGTGGCTGA